The segment ATTTGTGGATGGCGCTATCTCAATTTTCTAACCATCAAGGCATTGGAGATAAAGACTGTAAGGCATTGGTTGAAGTCATGGGCATTGTAGAAAAAGCTTTGATTTTGAAACTTCAAGATGACGTGCCAAATATTACAAAGATTCTAGCAGTTCTTACAGACTTTGGAGCTTCAGAGTTTCCTACGGCTATAGATCCTTTTTTAAAAGCTTATGCTCCAAATTTAGAAAATCCTATTGTGAAAGCCGCTTAAACAAAAACATATCCCTTCCCACTTCCAAAAATGGGGAGGGAATAAAGCTTTTAGTTTTTCGAAAACCACTGTTTTAAGTGTGCAAAAACATTGTCTATTGCATCCATAATCCGAGCAAAGTCAAGGATGAGTAAAAAGAGAAAGAAGGCTATCCACTTCATAAAACGAGACATCATTTTTACATTTTGATAGGTGATGATCATTTCTTGAAGCATTTCTTTTTCTGCTTCTGTAAGCGCGGCAGTTTTTTTAGTGTTTTTTCTAGCCATGTTTCCACCCACACAAATATTCACCTTGCTTGTTATGCTTTAAGATCTCTCTTGCTAAGTTTGAACTGATGGCGTTTAAATCTTGGCGCTGCAAATATATCGGCAACCAACCCACACAAGAAGAAGCAACTTTATTTGTCGCGCAACCAGTGAGAGAGATCAGTACGCACATCAGCATCACTTTTTTGATTAATTTCATTTTCCACCTCAAGCCGTGTTGTTGCAGTCTTTAAAGCCTTCTCTGTTTGCTTTTGCTGTTCAGTTTTTTTGCCAAGAACAAAAGCTTTTGCTACAATCATAAAAAAAGCGGCTAAAGCCGCACCTGTTAGCATCAGATTTTTTTTCATCCATAAGATCATAATTTGTGCTCCTGAAAGCGTTTGGCGACACAGAAAAGACCGGCACAGGCGGCTAAGACCATAATGGTTGCTAATGCCCATTGGATAGGACCATTGCCCGCTAACAAGCCTCCAAGTCCTGAGAAAGAACCAATGATTGGGGCAAGGGCTTCTGCTTTGAAAATCCCCATTGGCTGTTTGGTTTCTACTGGTTGATAATTGGAGGAAACATAAGCGCCTTTTGCCCATAAGCCTGCTTCTGCTGTACGTCGGTGTACGAGACCTTGAAGGCGCTTTCCACCCGCTTTGGTCCATTTTTGTAATTCAAAGGGCACTGCTTCATATTCACCTTGATTGAGTTTTTTTAACAGTGTCGAATTGCAAAAGGCTGCTGTTCCTACATTATAACAAAAGGACACGAGTGCCGCGAATTGTTCGTCTGTTAAGGAAACTTGAACGACTCGTTCAACAGTATTCTCAAATTGTTGCAAATCATGGCAAAGAAACTCTTCTGCTTGCTCTTCAGTGATTGTCATGCCCTTATGAACAAAGGGTTTTCCAGCAGAATTTGTATGTCCATAACCAATGGTCCATATACCAATGGCATCTTTATAGGCGTTTAGACGCAAGCCTTCCCATTGTTTAATCAGTGCTAATCCTTCTGATGATATTTTTCTCATAGGTTTCTCCATAAAAAAAGCTCCGCACAAGGCAGAGCTGGATTAAAAAGTGAATCTTTTTCCTCTTCGAAAAGACGGCTTATTAAAACTTATGTAGCTTTTTCACTGGAACATAAGAATATATTTGACATTGTCTGTTATGTATCTTATAAGTTACAAATGTTTACAGTGCATAAAACAAAATACTTTATGAAATGGCTAGATTCTTTAAAAGACAAGATTGCGCAGGCACATGTTGTTACACGGATTGCAAGAATAGAAACAGGGTTTCTTGGTAATGCAAAATTTTTCCGTGGGATTGGAGAATTAAAAATAAATCACGGACCAGGCTATCGTGTTTATTTTTTCAAACAAGGAAAAGAGATCATTTTATTACTTAATGGTGGCGATAAATCTACTCAGCAAAAAGATATTGAAAAAGCTCTTCAATTAGTAAAGGAAATAAAAAATGGAAATCACCAAATTTGATACAAGCGAATATTTCAAAACGCCTGAAACGCAGAAAATTCTTTTACAAGATGCTCTTGAAAGCAAGGATAGTAAATATCTTGCACATGCTCTTGGCATAATAGCAAAAAACCAAGGGATGAGTAAAATTGCTCAAAATACAGGGCTATCAAGAGAGTCCCTTTATCGTTCTTTAAGTGACAAAGGTGACCCACGGCTTTCTACTTTTCTCAGTGTTTTGAGTGCTTTAGATTTGCAAATCAGTTTAACTCCTGTTCAAAATGATTCTGAGAAACAAACAGTGTTAGAAGAAGCATCTTGATCTTCTCCTCACTTTTTTAATATTTTTGCTAATTTGACTTATATATCTCCTTCATCCATATGGATGACGCCTTCGCCTTCATCATATGTATTTTGTGGAGCATTTGGATCAAGAGTATCATCCTTATCTGGCGTTGTGTTTGCAACATTTCCAGCGGCGTCTTCTTGTCCTTCATCAAAAAGTTCGCACTCTATTTTTGTGGTGTAACCACCCGTTTTATCAAGCTTGTGCTTGACGCTTTTGATACGCCATTCTGCTGGTATATAAGGACGGAAAGGGGGCTCTTGAACAAGCTTTGCCTCTGCTTGCACAAAGGGATCACCACCAATATCACAGGAGAAAGAAGATTTACCCCGTGACGATTTGTTACGATAAGCAGCAATAGCTGCAACAGCCTCTGATTGATTATGGTAGGTATATTTGAGTTCATGAAACGGTGAATGACCGGATTTGACTTCTTTCTTTTCACCACTGCGGATATCATAATAGGTTGCGATAACGCCGCCTTTTTTCTCTTGTTTTTGCTTCTCCGCTTCTTTTTCTGTTTTTTCTCCTCTCTCTGCTTCAGATGGTTCTGGTAGATCATTTTCATCCATATGGATGGTATTTTCATCCTCCTCTATCTCTTCTGGTGCACGTGCATCTGCTGCGGCTTTTTGGTCCTCACCACCATCGGTTTCTAGACCATTGGCTGCACCTGCTTCATCCCGTGCGCTGTATTTAAAATCCCAAGATGTGCACTGTTTCTCATGAAGAACCACTACGGGAAGTGTCTCGCCGGTGATGGCTTTGCCTTCCCCCCGTTTGGCAAGGACAAGCTTACCATCAACAGGCTTTGCTACCGCATCATATTCCTCTGCAAGGCGGGCGGCAAAAGCCATATCACTTTCAGCTGTTTGATCAATATGACGCACAACAATTTTCGCAAGAGAAGGGTCAACCTTTGCGGTATAACCATTACGCTGTGCGATTTCTTGAACAATATTGCCAAGTGTTTGCTGGTGATAAGATTGGCTTTTGGGTGTTCTATAAGATGTGTTCATTGCCGCGGCAGAGCAGGCTTTATTAGCAAGAATCAAATAGTATAAAGATGTGCAAGACCATATTGATGTATATAATTTTTTATGTTCCAATAAAAAAAATAAGTATTAAAGAAAAAATCTCAAATCAGAAATTAAAGGTGGTCTAAAAGGTGGACCAAAAAAGGTGGAGGGGCAATGCCTGAAAAGGTGGACGAGAGGGGGTGTTAAGTGAGGGCGATTCACCGGTTATCAGCATCATTCGTAAAGACGTCTCCACAGGGTAAGTATTGTGATGGGGCGGGGCTATGGTTAAATGTTCGAAAAGACAATACGCGTTCTTGGTTTTTTCGCTATACGCACCACAATAAGCGCCGTGAAATGGGGCTTGGTCCTGTTACAAAGCTTTCTTTAAAAGAAGCGCGCGAACTTGCTAGGCATTATAGTGATATTCTTAAAGAAGGTAATGATCCTATTGTTTTTAGAGAACAGACTATTTTAAAACAGCAAAGCAATATCTTTCAAGAAGTTGCGCAAGCGGCTTTTGAAAGCAAAAAAGCAGAGTTGAAAAATGAAGGGAAAAATGGTCGTTGGTTTTCTCCATTAGAGTTGCACGTTATTCCACACATAGGCAAATTATCTATAGAAAAATTGACAGCCAATATCATTCGCAATGTTCTTGCTCCACTTTGGCATGAAAAAGCAGATACAGCGCGAAAAGCACTGAATCGTATCAATATTTGCTTGAAATATGCTGCTGCTCTTGGCTTAGATGTTGACCTACAGGCTTGTATGAAAGCACGAGCTCTTTTAGGAAAATCACGTGCGACATCGACGAATATTCCTGCTATGCCTTGGCAAGAACTTCCAGATTTTTATCACAACTTAGAGGATAATATCCTTTCAAATTTAGCACTAAAATTACTAATTTTGACAGGTGCTCGATCATATCCATTGCGCTATTTGCGTCTTGAGCAGATTGATAAAAATATATGGACCATACCCAAAGAAAATATGAAAGGTATTGTAGGAAAAGTTTCAGACTTTCGTGTGCCACTGAGTAGTGAAGCTATGAAAGTGATTGAAAAAACTCTGCCTTTTGAAAAAAAGGGCTTTCTATTTGCGGGGCTTAAAGGAAAACCAATTTCTGATGCAACGCTTTCTAAATTCATGAAAGACAAAGGCTTTGATTATAGACCTCATGGTTTTAGATCGAGTCTTCGTGACTGGATAGCGGAGACAACATCAACACCATTTGAAATTGCAGAATCTGTTCTTGCGCATTCAGTTGGTAATTCAGTGACAAAAGCTTACATGCGAACAGACTTCTTAGAGCAACGGCGTGTTCTTTTGGAGCAATGGGCATCTTTTGTATCAAGAAGTGCTTGACAATATAGACCCAATGTGTCTATTGTCGAATCAGGTGCCTAACAAACACCTTAAATGCATAGCGGATTGGTTGCCGAAACAATCTTTTTCCGCCAATTAAAAGCTTTGACTCATTATATGTTACACGCATATAATGATCCCGTCGGGTGTAGTTATGCTATACAATACCCTTATGGGGAAAGCATAACGACGGACTATGCACCGTGTTTGTTAGCGCCCGGCACTCTTTTTGAGTGTCATTAACAAACGTCTAACTGCATAGGAGCCGAATTATGGCGCAATATTTAATTAATATAAATCAAACTGAAATTGATGGTGAATTAGTTCAAACCGTTAACGCACGTGAGTTACATGCATTTTTGGAAGTAAAACGAGATTTTTCCAATTGGATTAAAGATCGCATAAACAAATACGATTTAAAAGAGGGAAGAGATTATATTTTAACGCTCGCCAAAATTGGCGAACGTCAAAATGTAGTATTAAAAGAATATTACCTCATACTAAATGTCGCCAAAGAACTTTCTATGCTTGAGAACAATCAGAAAGGCAGAGAAGCTCGTTTGTACTTTATCGAATGCGAAAAACTTGCAAAGCAGGCAGTCTTACCGAAGATTGATTATTCAAGTCCACAAGCTATGATTGGTTTCTTGAACCACTTACAAAGCCAAATCGAGCAGAAAGATCATGTAATTGCTGAGCTAGAGCCTAAGGCAAAGGCGCTTGATGGTTTAAAACGTTCTGATGGCTTGTTTGGTCTTATTGAATCTGCAAAAATGTTAGAAGTACGACCAAAAGATCTAACCGATTATTTGCGTAAACATGATTGGGTCTATCGACGGGCTCCGGGTGCTCCTTTGTTACCCTATCAGGATAAAATCAAAAAAGGTCTCATGGATTGCCCTGCTATCACAATTCAAAGACCGGATGGTACAGAAAAAGTGCTCCCTTCAACAAAAATCACATCTAGAGGATTGGCTTGCTTGAGAGAACAAATCCATGGAGGTGTGCAATGAAGGTAGATACCAATTTTTTATGTGATTTGTGGATGGATTTGTTTCAGTTTGTCAATTGTGAAGATATTAAAGATAAAGACTGTAGCGCACTGGTTGAAGTCATGGGCATTGTAGAAAAAGCTTTGATTTTAAAACTTCAGGATGACGTGCCAAATATTACAAAAATTTTAGCAGTCCTTACAGGTTTTGGAACTTCAGAATTACCGCATATCATGAATCCATTATTGCAAGCTTATGCTCCAAGTTTAGAAAATCCTATTGTGAAAGCTGCTTAAGTAAAACATATCCCTTCCCACTTCAAAAGTGGGGAGGGGATAAGGCTTTTAGTTCTTTGAAAACCACTGTTTTAAGTGTGCAAAAACATTGTCTATTGCATCCATAATCCGAGCAAAGTCAAGGATGAGTAAAAAGAGAAAGAAGGCTATCCACTTCATAAAACGAGACATCATTTTTACATTTTGATAGGTGATGATCATTTCTTGAAGCATTTCTTTTTCTGCTTCTGTAAGCGCGGCAGTTTTTTTAGTGTTTTTTCTAGCCATGTTTCCACCCACACAAATATTCACCTTGCTTGTTATGCTTTAAGATCTCTCTTGCTAAGTTTGAACTGATGGCGTTTAAATCTTGGCGCTGCAAATATATCGGCAACCAACCCACACAAGAAGAAGCAACTTTATTTGTCGCGCAACCAGTGAGAGAGATCAGTACGCACATCAGCATCACTTTTTTGATTAATTTCATTTTCCACCTCAAGCCGTGTTGTTGCAGTCTTTAAAGCCTTCTCTGTTTGCTTTTGCTGTTCAGTTTTTTTGCCAAGAACAAAAGCTTTTGCTACAATCATAAAAAAAGCGGCTAAAGCCGCACCTGTTAGCATCAGATTTTTTTTCATCCATAAGATCATAATTTGTGCTCCTGAAAGCGTTTGGCGACACAGAAAAGACCGGCACAGGCGGCTAAGACCATAATGGTTGCTAATGCCCATTGGATAGGACCATTGCCCGCTAACAAGCCTCCAAGTCCTGAGAAAGAACCAATGATTGGGGCAAGGGCTTCTGCTTTGAAAATCCCCATTGGCTGTTTGGTTTCTACTGGTTGATAATTGGAGGAAACATAAGCTCCTTTTGCCCATAAGCCTGCTTCTGCTGTACGCCGATGTACAAGACCTTGAAGGCGCTTTCCACCCGCTTTGGTCCATTTCTGTAATTCAGAGGGCACTGCTTCATATTCACCTTGATTGAGTTTTTTTAACAGTGTTGAATTGCAAAAGGCTGTTGTTCCTACATTATAACAAAAGGATACGAGTGCCGCGAATTGTTCGTCTGTTAAGGAAACTTGAACAGCGTGTTCAACAGCATTCTCAAATTGTTGCAAATCATGGCAAAGAAACTCTTCTGCTTGTTCTTCAGTGATTATCATGCCCTTATGAACAAAGGGTTTTCCAGCAGAATTTGTATGCCCATAACCAATGGTCCATATACCAATGGCATCTTTATAGGCGTTTAGACGCAAGCCTTCCCATTGTTTAATCAGTGCTAATCCTTCTGATGATATTTTTCTCATAGGTTTCTCCATAAAAAAAGCTCCGCACAAGGCAGAGCTGGATTTAAAAGTGAATCTCTTTCCCCTTCGAAAAGACGGCTTATTAAAAGTTATGTAGTTTTTTCACTGGAACATAAGAATATATTTGACATTGTCTGTTGTGTATCTTATAAGTTACAAATGTTTACAGTGCATAAAACAAAATACTTTATGAAATGGTTAGATTCTTTAAAAGACGAGATTGCGCAGGCACATGTTGTTACACGGATTGCAAGAATAGAAACAGGGTTTCTTGGTAATGCAAAATTTTTCCGTGGGATTGGAGAATTAAAAATAAATCACGGACCAGGCTATCGTGTTTATTTTTTCAAACAAGGAAAAGAGATCATTTTATTACTTAATGGTGGCGATAAATCTACTCAGCAAAAAGATATTGAAAAAGCTCTTCAATTAGTAAAGGAAATAAAAAATGGAAATCACCAAATTTGATACAAGCGAATATTTCAAAACGCCTGAAACGCAGAAAATTCTTTTACAAGATGCTCTTGAAAGCAAAGATAGTAAATATCTTGCACATGCTCTTGGCATAATAGCAAAAAACCAAGGGATGAGTAAAATTGCTCAAAATACAGGGCTATCAAGAGAGTCCCTTTATCGTTCTCTAAGTGATAAAGGTGACCCACGGCTTTCTACTTTTCTCAGTGTTTTGAGTGCTTTAGATTTGCAAATCAGTTTAACTCCTGTTCAAAATAATTCTGAGAAACAAACAGTGTTAGAAGAAGCATCTTAATCTTTTCTTCACTTTTTTAATATTTTTGCTAATTTGACTTATATATCTCCCTCATCCATATGGATGACGCCTTCACCTTCCTCATATGCATTTTGTGGAGCGTTTGGATCAAGAGTATCATCCTTGTCTGGCGTTGTGTTTGCAACATTTCCAGCTGCATCTTCTTGTCCTTCATCAAAAAGTTCGCACTCTATTTTTGTGGTGTAACCACCCATTTTATCAAGCTTGTGCTTGACGCTTTTGATGCGCCATTCTGCTGGTATATAAGGACGGAAAGGGGGCTCTTGAACAAGCTTTGCCTCTGCTTGCACAAAGGGATCACCACCAATATCACAGGAGAAAGAAGATTTGCCCCGTGATGATTTGTTACGATAAGCGGCAATGGCTGCAACAGCCTCTGATTGATTATGATAGGTATATTTGAGTTCATGAAACGGTGGATGACCGGATTTGACTTCTTTCTTTTCACCACTGCGTAGATCATAATAGGTTGCGATAACGCCGCCTTTTTTCTCTTGTTCTTGCTTCTCCGCTTCTTTTTCTGTTTTTTCTCCTTTCTCTGGTTCAGATGGTTCTGGTAGATCATTTTCATCCATATGGATGGCGTTTTCATCCTCCTCTATCTCTTCTGGTGCACGAGCATCCGCTGCGGCTTTTTGGTCCTCACCACCATCCATTTCTAGACCATTGGCTGCACCTGCTTCATCCCGTGCGCTGTATTTAAAATCCCAAGAGGTGCAATGTTTCTCATGAAGAACCACTACGGGGAGTGTCTCGCCGGTGATGGCTTTACCTTCCCCCCGTTTGGCAAGGACTAGCTTACCATCAACAGGCTTTGCTACCGCGTCATATTCCTCTGCAAGGCGGGCGGCAAAAGCCATATCACTTTCAGATGTTTGATCAATATGACGCACAACAATTTTCGCAAGAGAAGGGTCAACCTTTGCGGTATAACCATTACGCTGTGCGATCTCTTGAACAATATGGCCAAGTGTTTGCTGGTGATAAGATTGGCTTTTTGGTGTTCTATAAGACGTGTTCATCGCCGCAGCACGTCCTGTAACAGTTAAGCTTTGTGGTGGACTGCTTACAGAGATTTCATCTATCAGATAGGCTCCCATATCGCGTATTTTGTCGCCCTCATAGCCAAGTGTTACGGAAAGAACTGTTCCGATGAGGGGTATATCAAGAAAGCCATTATCACTGTTGCGTGCACGGTCATCAAGCTCTATGGTGATACGGTCGCTTTTGTCTTCTGCCTCATCGGTTATTTCAATTGATAAAACATAATCTATGAGAGTTTTGGTGATGTCTTGTCCATTTGCCATAACCATGCAAAAAGGTTTCATGATTTGCTGCCCCAAATTCTAATCACCGGTGTGGCTTTGGGATAGGGGAGGGAGGGCAAAATGATTGTGATGCCTGCTGTCAAAATGGGTCCATAGTCTGCAAGCCCTAAATTTGCTGCATAGACACGTTCGACAGCAAGCGATTGTTGACCTTTAGCATAATATTTCCAACAAATGGCATCAACCATATCGCCTTCTTTGGTCCTATAAAGATCACTCATAGGTCTCCACCATACTCTCTCAGTTTTACTGTAAATTCTTGTTTTTTGGGGGCACCGTTATAATGAAAAACGCTTTGCTTTTCTTCTACAGAAAGGATGACAAACTTCCCTAAAATTTTGCCTTGCCCTGTTACAAGAATGTGAGGTCCCTGATGGGCAATTTGCCGCAAATATTCGAGTTGTCCATGCCCACCTTTGAAGTCTGGATAGATCACACCCGTTAAGGAAAATTCCGCATTTGCAACAGCAGGCAATTGAAGAGCGGCTTTTCGTCCCAATCGTCCTTGCTCGACCCATGGTATACCATAAGACAGATCAAGAGTTTGATAGGCTGCTGTTTCAATCGAAAAAATAAAACTACCCAAAGCAAGCATCATGGTCTTTAATCCGAAAGGCTAGAGGCTATCGCCAAACGTTGCTGTTTGGCATAGCGTTCAAGAGCTTGATTGACAGCGTCTCTGATTTCGTCTTTGAGACCATTTGGCACTGAAATATTTAAATTTGTAATGGTTACACGGGCATCTACTTCAACATCTTTATGAACCGTAATTGGTTTGGGAGCTTTGAAGGCATCTGCTTTTGCATTGGGAGTTTCTATATGCCTTGTTTCAAGTGACCCTAGATTAAAACCACTGTTGCTTTTTCCAAAGGGGGACTTGGTGACAACAGCGGTATCCATTATTCTTTTTGCACGTGCATTGGTTTCATCGGTAAAGGTTTTAATCGTTTCTGTTGAAGTTTTATTGATTGAAACATTGAAACCAAGTTTTTCTTTCATCCAGTTAGGCATCCAACTGGTTAATTTGCTTATCATGCCGCTAAACCAATTGCATAGAGCGGTCCATTGGCTTTTGATGCCGTCCCACAAGCTGCCAATGAGATTAGCCCCTGCATCCATTAAATTGACGCCAAACAACCAATCAATCAATGCGTTGATTTTTTTGCTATCCAGTAGAGTGGTGAAAACTTTTTAAAGAGAGTAAAGAGTTTACTGAAAGTGTTACTGAACAAACTGGCAAAAGAATCCCATAACTTGCTTATGAAATTTACGACTGTATTCCAGTTTTTGTAGAGCAGATATCCAGCTGTGACAAGCGCCGCAATGCCTCCGATTATCCAACCGATAGGAGTGGTCATGATTGCGACACCAAGTGATATAAAAGCAGAACCAACGGCAGTTATTGCTGGAATAAGTGAAGTGACAAGAGTTACAGCAAGACCGGCAACTGCATAAGCTGCTGGTGCCATTGCCGCAAGGAATGCTCCGGTAAGAACTGCTCCAACTGCGGCTAAAGATGCTGCGACCCAACCATTGAGTTTGTCCCAATATTTATAGAGTGCAACAAGTGCCGCAATACCCCCAATGAGCCAACCAATAGGTGTTGTCATGATTGTATAGCCAAGCGTGACAAAAGATGCGCCCACGGCAGCTAATGCAGCAATGAGTGGACCAAAAATAAAGGAACCAAGCGCTATAAGACCTACTTTTAACAGGGTTATTTCACCAACAAGCGGTTTCATCCAGAAAAACCAGCCTTTAATCCTCTCGGTAAGATCGCTGATGCCTTTTCTCAAATCAGAGGTAGGATCAAGCAAATCATGAAAGACTTTTTTTAAGGTTTTAGCCCATCCAGAAACGGTTGTTTTTATGAGATCACGGTTTTCGTCAATCAGTTTTTCAAAAGCGTCAATCATATCGTTGAGAATGGGCATAAAGCGTGCGCCAATAAAGCTCGCGATACCGCCTATTTTTTTCTTAAAAGCACCAAGCTTATCACTTAAATCTGCGGCATAGCGTGCAACATCGGCACCAATTAACCATTTTCCTTTCCGTGCTTTTGCAAACAGCTCTTTGATGGGAGCCATCCCTTGCGCAAGCATGGCTGCCATTTCTTTGCCATCGCCACCAAACAGCAGAGCAGCAATATGCTGTCTTTGCGCTTGGTTGTTCATCTTACTCATCTTATCGGTAATTTCTTCTAACAAGGTAGAGTTTGATTTGAGTTTTCCAGAGGCATCTTTGACAGAAATGCCAAGCGCCTCAAACCCCATAATGCCTCTTTTTTGTCCGGCATATGCTTGTGCCGAACGCCTATTTAAAGTTGCTAAGGATTGTTGAAAAAGTTCAGAAGAGTATCCTGAATTGTCTGCCGCATCACCCCATAACTGAAGCGCTGTGACACTCATTCCCAAATGCCGTGATGCGTGATGAAGACTATCCTCAAGATGCATGGTTTTCATGGTGACGGCGGTGACACTTGCGATAAGACCTCCACCGGCAAGCCCTAAAGCACCGGTAAAGAGCGAAGCACGGCTTGCCGCTGTACCAAGAGCACTTTGAACGCCTTGCAAACGTGATGTCATATTTTTTACCGCAGCAGAAAAGCGAGGGATACTCAATCTATGGGAGAGTGTCTTTGACAATGTATCAAATCTTTTTTGAAGATGTTTAAGAGGTGCGGTAAGTTTGTCTTCAAGAGACAATTTTACCTTTGCATCAGCAACTTTTTCACTCATTTTGATTTATACCTTTCCGCTGCTTGTTTTCGCCAGAAGATTAATTCTTGCGGTTCCATTTCCATCATGTCTGCAAGGGACCAATGAAAAACGATGGCAATATCCGCTATCAGTTGAGCGGCGGTTTCCCAGTCGAGGTATCCCGCCGCTTGATAAAAGACTCTAAAA is part of the Bartonella machadoae genome and harbors:
- a CDS encoding type II toxin-antitoxin system RelE/ParE family toxin — its product is MFTVHKTKYFMKWLDSLKDEIAQAHVVTRIARIETGFLGNAKFFRGIGELKINHGPGYRVYFFKQGKEIILLLNGGDKSTQQKDIEKALQLVKEIKNGNHQI
- a CDS encoding addiction module antidote protein; this translates as MEITKFDTSEYFKTPETQKILLQDALESKDSKYLAHALGIIAKNQGMSKIAQNTGLSRESLYRSLSDKGDPRLSTFLSVLSALDLQISLTPVQNDSEKQTVLEEAS
- a CDS encoding lysozyme, whose amino-acid sequence is MRKISSEGLALIKQWEGLRLNAYKDAIGIWTIGYGHTNSAGKPFVHKGMTITEEQAEEFLCHDLQQFENTVERVVQVSLTDEQFAALVSFCYNVGTAAFCNSTLLKKLNQGEYEAVPFELQKWTKAGGKRLQGLVHRRTAEAGLWAKGAYVSSNYQPVETKQPMGIFKAEALAPIIGSFSGLGGLLAGNGPIQWALATIMVLAACAGLFCVAKRFQEHKL
- a CDS encoding addiction module antidote protein, with amino-acid sequence MEITKFDTSEYFKTPETQKILLQDALESKDSKYLAHALGIIAKNQGMSKIAQNTGLSRESLYRSLSDKGDPRLSTFLSVLSALDLQISLTPVQNNSEKQTVLEEAS
- a CDS encoding tyrosine-type recombinase/integrase; protein product: MRAIHRLSASFVKTSPQGKYCDGAGLWLNVRKDNTRSWFFRYTHHNKRREMGLGPVTKLSLKEARELARHYSDILKEGNDPIVFREQTILKQQSNIFQEVAQAAFESKKAELKNEGKNGRWFSPLELHVIPHIGKLSIEKLTANIIRNVLAPLWHEKADTARKALNRINICLKYAAALGLDVDLQACMKARALLGKSRATSTNIPAMPWQELPDFYHNLEDNILSNLALKLLILTGARSYPLRYLRLEQIDKNIWTIPKENMKGIVGKVSDFRVPLSSEAMKVIEKTLPFEKKGFLFAGLKGKPISDATLSKFMKDKGFDYRPHGFRSSLRDWIAETTSTPFEIAESVLAHSVGNSVTKAYMRTDFLEQRRVLLEQWASFVSRSA
- a CDS encoding antA/AntB antirepressor family protein, whose amino-acid sequence is MAQYLININQTEIDGELVQTVNARELHAFLEVKRDFSNWIKDRINKYDLKEGRDYILTLAKIGERQNVVLKEYYLILNVAKELSMLENNQKGREARLYFIECEKLAKQAVLPKIDYSSPQAMIGFLNHLQSQIEQKDHVIAELEPKAKALDGLKRSDGLFGLIESAKMLEVRPKDLTDYLRKHDWVYRRAPGAPLLPYQDKIKKGLMDCPAITIQRPDGTEKVLPSTKITSRGLACLREQIHGGVQ
- a CDS encoding phage late control D family protein — its product is MKPFCMVMANGQDITKTLIDYVLSIEITDEAEDKSDRITIELDDRARNSDNGFLDIPLIGTVLSVTLGYEGDKIRDMGAYLIDEISVSSPPQSLTVTGRAAAMNTSYRTPKSQSYHQQTLGHIVQEIAQRNGYTAKVDPSLAKIVVRHIDQTSESDMAFAARLAEEYDAVAKPVDGKLVLAKRGEGKAITGETLPVVVLHEKHCTSWDFKYSARDEAGAANGLEMDGGEDQKAAADARAPEEIEEDENAIHMDENDLPEPSEPEKGEKTEKEAEKQEQEKKGGVIATYYDLRSGEKKEVKSGHPPFHELKYTYHNQSEAVAAIAAYRNKSSRGKSSFSCDIGGDPFVQAEAKLVQEPPFRPYIPAEWRIKSVKHKLDKMGGYTTKIECELFDEGQEDAAGNVANTTPDKDDTLDPNAPQNAYEEGEGVIHMDEGDI
- a CDS encoding tail protein X, producing MSDLYRTKEGDMVDAICWKYYAKGQQSLAVERVYAANLGLADYGPILTAGITIILPSLPYPKATPVIRIWGSKS
- a CDS encoding GpE family phage tail protein, whose translation is MEHWRNFRVFYQAAGYLDWETAAQLIADIAIVFHWSLADMMEMEPQELIFWRKQAAERYKSK
- a CDS encoding lysozyme, which gives rise to MRKISSEGLALIKQWEGLRLNAYKDAIGIWTIGYGHTNSAGKPFVHKGMIITEEQAEEFLCHDLQQFENAVEHAVQVSLTDEQFAALVSFCYNVGTTAFCNSTLLKKLNQGEYEAVPSELQKWTKAGGKRLQGLVHRRTAEAGLWAKGAYVSSNYQPVETKQPMGIFKAEALAPIIGSFSGLGGLLAGNGPIQWALATIMVLAACAGLFCVAKRFQEHKL
- a CDS encoding type II toxin-antitoxin system RelE/ParE family toxin, encoding MFTVHKTKYFMKWLDSLKDKIAQAHVVTRIARIETGFLGNAKFFRGIGELKINHGPGYRVYFFKQGKEIILLLNGGDKSTQQKDIEKALQLVKEIKNGNHQI
- a CDS encoding phage tail protein produces the protein MMLALGSFIFSIETAAYQTLDLSYGIPWVEQGRLGRKAALQLPAVANAEFSLTGVIYPDFKGGHGQLEYLRQIAHQGPHILVTGQGKILGKFVILSVEEKQSVFHYNGAPKKQEFTVKLREYGGDL